AGGTTCAACATCGTCGCGTCCCGGTTGATGTAAAAGCCGTTGTTAACCAGACCACCAAAGCTCTGTCCAAACCCGCGCTGCGTTGAACTGGAATGTACATCTGCAATCTCAAACTTGGACGGCGATGTTGCGGTTGCAGAAGCAGGGGTAGCCAGCTTTGTCTGCGCAACCAAGACCGGACAAAATAACAGAGTGTATGCAAGTAAGCGCTTCAAGACGTTCTCCTTCTCTGCGAAAGGTACTGCGAAGCCATTTCAGGAACTACTTATATAATGCTACGACCTTTATACGATACAAATCGTAGAGTACGACATTAATCGTTGATGCCAGGTCGGTTTTCCCATTCGGTTACCTCGCTTGTCGTGCAACCGGTTGAATGGGAACATGTCACTATGCGGCAAGTGAGAGCGAACCTATGGGCTTCCTAGCTTGGCTGGTTCTTGGAGCCTATTTCGCCCTGATGATCATTGTTGGTTATTGGGCCCGCAAAAAAGTTAAGAATGCCAGCGATTTTTTCACGGCCGGCGGCTCGATGCCGTGGTGGCTCTCCGGAATCTCACACCACATGTCCGGGTACAGTTCTGCGGTCTTTGTTGGCTACGCTGCGCTGGCCTATACCTCTGGCATCACCGTTTACTTCTGGTGGGCTTCCTCTATTGCGCTCTCCTTGCTGCTGGGAATGGGAATCTTTCCGGCGAAGTGGGCTCGCATGAGGCAGCGTTTCAACGTTATCTCGCCGCTTGAATATCTGAAGATTCGCTACAACCTGCCGACCCAGCAACTGCTTGGATGGAGCGGCGCATTCCTGAAAGTCTTTGACGTCGGCGCCAAGTGGAGTGCATCAGCAATCCTTCTACACGCGTTCGCCGGCGTACCTTTTCTCTGGGGAGTCCTGCTGACCGGCGGTGTCACAGTGGTGTACTCCGTAATGGGAGGCCTCTGGGCTGACGCGCTTACCGACCTGAGTCAATTCGTGATTCAACTGATCGCAGGCATCTCCATGCTGGTGGCAGTGATAATCAGGCTGGGAGGCGTGAGCTCGCTTTGGCGAATGTGGAAGCTTTTGCCACCGGACCATGTGAAGCCGTTTCACGGCGAGTATACGGTCGTCTTCGCAGCAACATATTTCTTTGTAAACATGCTCTCCTACAATGGTGGAACCTGGAGCCTGGCGCAGCGATTCCTTGCTTCAGCGACGCCGGCCGATGCTCGACGGTCGGCGATGCTTTCAGCGTTTCTTTACCTGGTATGGCCGCCGGTTTTGTTCTTTCCCATGTGGGCAGCGCCGCTCATCTTTCCGCACCTGCAGGATCCTTCGGAATCCTATGGACTGCTTACCCAAACGCTGCTTCCCTCTGGGCTGATTGGATTGGTGCTTGCCGGTCTATTTGCGCATACCATGGCTATGACGTCATCCGATGCAAATGCAGTGTCAGCCGTAATCGTTCGAGATATCATTCCCGTTCTCCGAGGCAAACGAGCAAAGTTGCACGACTCTCCGCAGCTTTTGCTGGGTCGCATTGTGACCTTCTCGTTCCTCTTACTCAGCATGGTGCTCGCCTTGTTTGCCTCTCATTTTGGCGGTGTAGTCGGTATTGTTATTCTTTGGTATGGTGCCCTGAGCGGACCGATTGCAATCCCGATCCTCCTCGGCCTTTTGCTTCCCTTCCGCCGAAGCGGATCTGCCGCGGCAATCGGATGCTGGGTTGCTGGTGGCGCGACGTTCGGTGCTCTAAAAATGTTTCCGCCGCAGAACTGGCTCTCCTTAAGTCCACGCTTTGCGAATGCCTTCACCGTGGGAGCGCCGATGTTTGCCGCACTGCTCACCTACATCGCGCTTGGGTTTATAGCGCCTGAACTACGCGAAAACTCTACCACCTTGCTGATGACCCTCGATTCCGATGTCGAAGAAACCGTCCTGCCACTTAGATAGCCCAGGAACCTTGCTTCCATAAATACAACTACACTGAGGAACTTGATGGATATTCGCATTGCCAACACGCGCACAGAGATGGGCCGGCAGGCGGCGGCCGACATTGCAGCCGAGATTCGCGACGGGCTTCAAAAGAAGTCTCATCTTCGCATCGTTCTGGCGGCCGCTCCCAGCCAGAGCGAGATGTTGTCTGCATTAATCGCCGAACCAGGTATCGACTGGCGCCGCATCACAGCCTTCCATATGGACGAGTACATCGGGCTGCCCTCCAATGCTCCTCAGCGGTTTGCCAACTGGTTGCGCGAAGCCTTTTTCAACCACGTTCCTCTGGCCGCCTGCCATCTGATTGAGCCTGGAGACGACGCAGAGGCAGCCTGCCATGAATACGCACGTAAGCTGGCCGAAGCCCCCATCGATTTTGTTCTCCTCGGAGTCGGGGCAAACGGGCACCTTGCGTTTAATGACCCTCCTGCAGACCTTGAGGATCCACTTGCAGTGAAGGTGGTGGAACTGGACGAAGTCTGCCGGCAACAGCAAGTGGACGACGCTTGCTTTGCAACGCTCGACGAAGTGCCGCGCACAGCGATCTCGCTGACGGTGCCAACGCTGCTAAGCGGAAGGAGGCTCTTCTGCTGCGTTCCAGGAGCGAATAAAAGCGCGGCTGTTCAAGCTATGGTTGAATATCCCATCAGTGGTGAATGGCCGGCGACTGCACTGCGAACGCATCCGCGCTGCACTGTATATCTCGATCGCGATTCAAGTGCCCGGCTTGATCGATAAACTTCGCGGGAGAAGACGCTTTGAGCGGAACACCTATCCTCGGCCGTGATCCCAGCACCGGTCAATGCATCCGAGTGCTGGTAGAAAATGGAACAATTGCTTCTGTTGAAGAGTGCGAGCAAACCACTGACCTCTGGATTTCCGCAGGCTTGATTGATCTGCAGGTAAATGGCTATGCGGGTCTCGATGTCAATGGCGAAGATGTCATTCCAAACACTGTCATCGACCTGGTACAAGCAATGCTTGCTACGGGCGTCACCTGTTTTGCGCCGACTATCATTACTGCGCCTGAAGCCACGATCCTTCGCAATCTGCGCGCAATTGCAGACGCACGCAAAAGTGATTCGCATTCCGCCGCGTGCATACCGTTTATTCATGTCGAAGGACCTCATATCTCGCTGGTCGACGGATACAGAGGCGCACACTCCAGGGAGTTTGTTCGTCCTCCATCACTCGGTGAGTTCGAGCGCTGGCAAGCGGCAAGCGGCGGCCTTGTTGGGCTCGTCACTCTTTCACCGCATTTTGACCAATCGGATGAATACATCTCCGCGCTCGTTTCACGCGGAGTCCATGTAGCAATTGGCCATACCCATGCCTCACCCGAACAGATTCGGAGCGCTGTCGATGCCGGTGCGCGCCTGTCGACGCATCTGGGAAATGGGGTCGCCCAGCAAATTGCACGGCATCCGAATCCTATCTGGAGCCAGCTTGCGAACGATCGGCTTTCTGCGTCCTTCATCGCCGATAGCCATCATTTGCCCGCCGAAACCCTCAAAGCAATGGTGCGCGCAAAAGGTCTGGAGCGGTCCTTGCTTGTCTCTGACACCGTGGCCCTTGCCGGCATGCCCCCAGGAATCTACACAGCGCCCGTAGGAGGCCGCGTGGAGCTCAGTCCCAGTGGACGACTTTCAATGGAAGGAACAACGACACTGGCAGGCGCTGCAATCCCGCTTGTCCACTGTATCGGCGAGGCTGTCCGAATGACCGGCTTTTCACTTCCCGAAGTGCTTTCCATGGCTACCGCAAATCCCGGACGCTTTGCCCGTGGACGAGGACTGCTCCAGGAAGGAGCACGTGCGGACCTCATTCGATTCCGCTGGACACGCGAAATTGCCATCCATGATGTATGGCTGGCAGGCGAGCTGGTGCATCAGGAATCGGCCTGACCGCATTTCTGATGCGACACCCGACCAGCTAGACCGCAGAGTACTTTTTGCAGAGCCGCTGGATCTCTGCAATCTGTGCAGGCACTCCGGTAAGACTCTTCTCTTCCCCCTTCTACGACATATAGCCCTTATACCCCGCATCGGCAAACATCGTCCACACGCGGTTCATGTCGATCAACGTGCCATCATCGAATGTATTGCGGATATGCGTATGTGTCGCATACGGGATACAAGCGGCAATCTGAGCGTATGAGTCCTGGGCAGGCGTCGGTACAAAGTGCGAGATGTCGATATTAACTCCGGCGCATTGAGAGTTGACCCGATGCATAATCTCCGACACACGTCCGCACTCTGTGACACGCCAACATGGTCTGGGGCAGCGCCCCTTAGCGAGGCTTGTCTTGCATATTCGCATGCGTCAGCGTGCAAATTTTCGAGGGGCAGCGTTTGCAGGCACGAACGAGACTTTACGAGTTCTTTTTACGGTGGGGCCAGAATTACTGACGCGAAGCCGCGCCAAGTGCTACCACATACGCTGGTGCTACACCGATGCTGTTCTTCGGCGGCTGAAAGTGATTGTCCCTTCTTGGGGACCACAGAAAGGAAGCACCGCATACAAATGGATTGTTCCGGCCCGCCCGGTACCAACTTTGGGAAGAATTTCGTTCCGGAGTCCATGCTCACCTCCCCAGATGGACAAGGCCGGATGCAAGAACTCAAATCTCTACAAGGCAATCCTCTTCCCGCGAAGGCCAAACTGATTGCCCTCAACGCGCTTCATTATCTTCACTCTGGAATCATTTTTTTGGGAGCACTACTAACGTGAGGCGTGGATCTTGCTCCGCAGAGATGCAACTTCGGCATGCAGATGTCTCACCTGCTCGACGTGAGCTTCCACAATTGCCTTCTTATAGAGAAGCTGCTGAGCAAGCATTTCTTCCAGCATGGCGATACGGGTTTTGGCCTTCTCTCGATTTTTCATGAAGGAGAAGATTCCAGTGTCAGAAATGCCAATGATCTTACCAATGGTTAGTTGCTTAAACATAATTTCTCTCCAGATCGTCCGCCCCGGGACACACCGAAGTTAGATCTCAACATTGGGCAGGATATTCAAGAGAATTATGCCGTTGTCCAGCTGGCGATCATATAACACTTCCGTGCTAAGACATCCAGCGAGGGGCTACAGAACTGCCCACTCCGTAATCTGGGCAACAAACACGGATACGGCCTTCCACACTCGATCAGCTATTTGGACAGACAGGCTAGCCGCCAACTCCTCGCATGAAGAGTCTTCGTCGCCAAGATAGACCAGGGGAGGCAGGTGAATTGTCTCCAGCGTTTCGTTTGGAACGCTCTGTCCAACGATCTCCTTATAGAACCCGTTTTTATGCATGAGATCATCAAGCCGGACAAACTCTTCCGGTCCGGGAAATCCGGACAAATGCACACACACGATAAAGCGCACGCTGTCTGCTCCTTCGTGACGCTACCACTCAACCGGGAAATTTAGAGAATTTTACGCGAAGAGACCGAACCTGCCACGAGAAAAACTTCCTATGCGTGCACTCTCACTTTTGCAGGGTGAAAATTACGGTTTTCATGGCGTTTTGCTCGTAAATATCGAATCGGCCCGCAAAACTCCGGCAACAGGTGGGGAGAAGCCGGCCCAGCCTGACTGGGTTTCTGGACACGCACGCAAGCTGCATATGGGCGATATTGAGACGTAATGTAGTAGCGCCTGTTGAAGAGCGCCGTTTAGATTGCCGCACTTCGTACCGTTTGCAGATGTTGCGCATCCATCATCAGGTCTTCGGTCTGAACCAACGGCTGGTTTACGAGATATCCGACAACATCAACTTGATCTCCCATGGCATACACGCCAGGATGTGTTGGCGGAAAATCCTGCTACATGCCTGGCTACTTCGACCATTTGAGGCATCTCAGCCGGCTCCCATTGCAGGGTGAACCTCTTCAAGCATGAAGGCGCTGCAACCAACCCAGCCACATAGATGTTCCGAAGCGCGACCGATATTCTGGATAAACCTACTCTTGTCCTGCACGGGGCCCATTGATCTCAAAAGATACCGGCTTCGCTGCAATTTTTCCAAGTGTTGCAGTTACCGTTCCCGCGCCATGGACGCCTGAAGGCAGGTCCGGTGTAAAGGCGTTGTTGGCATGAAACTGCAATTGCGCGTTACTAGCCTTGAAAGCGGCCTGCGGACCGCAGTCAGTAGTAAGACCATCGGAGTAGTAGCAAACCAGATGGATTGGCCTCGGCGTATAGTAAGGGCTCCTGAGGGTCATCAACATCAACTTCGATTCTGGAGTCACCTCCATCGAGACAAGCTCTGGTTTGTTTCCTGACTCAACCGCACCGATCGTCTCCGATTTTTCACGAAGCTGTAAAAATGCCTTTTCCACGTTGTATTGAAATCGCACTGGCATCAGGCCGATCATCGGATCCGCAATTAGAGTACCGGCATTCACAGCGCCCCCCTCTTCGACGGGTGCAAAGGTGACTGGATTGTAAGGTTGCAGATTCGTACACGGCGTCGACAAAAACTCGGAGTCCGTAATCCCGTATTGATGCGCGTCAATAGGAATATCGAGGGGATATTGAAATGTGTCGGTATAACTATCCCATCCGTGCACCGAGGCCAAGTCTGTCGATTTCTCGCCTAGGATGGGTCTATTGATGGTGAACGTATCCTTATTCATCAGATTCGTATGCCATATTCCGATAAAGCTGGCATTGCGCGCAAAGGCGAAGATGCTGATCGATCCCGTTCTCGCTTTATAGAAGATGTTGTTCGCAGCCAATATGCGAGGTTTCATGAACTGCTGCAAGGGCTCGGAGCCATTGTTTGTTCCAGAAAGGGTTCCAAATACGGCAAGCCCAGGCTGGTCGACCGTGTTGTTATAGAAGTAGGTAATCCCCAGATGATCTGCCATTTCACTCTGGTTGGCGAAGTTATATCCATAGCCGCCGCCCGAGTCGGCCAATTTCAAATTGGCCAACGAGACGCTTCTGCCGGAGTAGATGTTGCCGTACATGAAGCTTTTCTCCAGGCCTTCCTGATATGCGGCGATATGGTCGGCAGGAACAGCCTCGTCATAGTCGCAATACGGATTTTCGCATTTATGTTTCCCTGTGGCACCCAAATACGCTTCAAATGCCACGTAGGGCTGCGAATCGGTTTCCGATTCGATTCCCACCAGATATCCCGCATTTTGGGTGTGCACAAAGTTGTAACGATGAATAATCTCCAAGCCCCGGTCCTTAATCGCATCCCCGCCGCCAATACCGCGAAGCTGCTCAAACCGGTTTCCCTCGACGACGCTGTACCATGCATTGGAGTAAAGATGGTGTTTCCCCGCATCGCCTGCAACTCCGTTCTCATGAAAACGGTTCCCCCGGATCGTATGAAACTGAGTCACCTGAGAAAAGCCGGCAGCAGAATTGTTGGCGATAAACAGACCATTTCCGCAGTCGTGCAGATCATTCCCAGCGGTTAGGATGTATGTTCCGGAACGGATGTTGATGCACGACGCGAAGTCATTGAACTTCCTGACAGTTCGATCTTCCGACGAAACGAAATTGTGAACTCCATTCGCGTTTCGTACCTCGAATCCGGAAACCACAACATAGTCGGGTCCCGCAGAACCATCTTTGTATTTCCCGTTGTAGACACTTCTTCCCCAAACGGAAATCGCGCCATACTCCTGCGTTGCATTCCTATTCACTGGATCGGATGTTGAATCCTCAGCATCGATCGCTGGAAGGGTGCCTGTGGCATCAGGCACTCCACAGAAGAGAATTGGCTGCCCAGGACGCCCGCCCTTCGTAATTCGGACCGTTTCGTGATACGTCGTCGGATTCTTACCGGTGACATCTGTATTGTGAACACGCACAATGGAGCCGGGAGCCAGTTGATCGAACGGGACGCTCCTCAAAGAGGGATATCTGAGCCCGGGGCCAACCTCATATACTTCCCCTGTAAGCATGGGGTCTGGATAACACTCGATTGATTGCGCCAGATTCTTTGTCGCAAGGCCATATCCAGGAATCTCGTTCGGCGATACATAGACCACCGCCGAAGCGCGCACTGAAGGGTCAGCCGCACTGGTGAAGATCAGCGTATAGCGACCAGACGCTGTAGCGGAAAATACAGCATCCCGTTTGTCGAATTCCTTCAGCGCTCCATCTCCGCCAGATGGCCCGGACGCAATAGACCACCGTCCCGCTTCGTTAGTATTTCCAATGATGTAGCTTTGTAGCTCGACCAACTGACTTTTGTAGGCCTGTTGATAGGCAGGTGCGACCGCTGCCCGGGTTGAATTGGCGCAAACGTTGAAGAGGAAATATGCCGCTTGAGAGCGGTCTTCTGTGGACTGCGCCCGAACAGTGATGGTCACCGGCGACGAGACAGTATAACTACCCAACTGCCCAGAGATTTCACACTTTCCTGCTATCTGTCCGATGGTGACCTTCACCGTTCCAATGGAGTTTCTGCCGCGGTCAAGTGCAGCCGTCGCACCTCCGGTTGTTTTGGCAATCTCCCAATCGACCGTTCTTGTCTTTCCGCCAATCATGCTGACGCTGATCTGACGCTCGGAGCCGGCTAGAACCTGAAAGTTATACTGCGGAGCATTTGCCTGGAGCTTGATGAAAGTCTGCCCGGTTGCCGGCTCCACAAGAAGTACGAAGCATAACAGTGCCTTGCAGGCGAATCTCACTTCAGCATCCCTCCAGTGCCGATTGAATACAGCAATCATGCTTCCACTCAAGCGGAAACATGGCCCTTTGCATGCATACTTTCTTGCTGGTTGCGCGAAATAGAAAATGCAGCAGCCGGGGACTATTCCGGTGAAGAATTTGCGCGTATTGCAACAAACCCAGGAATAGCGATGGGCATTCTTTTTCTCAGGTAGTGGAAGAACAGTTCACACTAACCGCCATCAGAGCCGGAATAAGCCGGTCAACAATAGAACACCGTGCGACTTTATAGGATCTCTTTCAGTGAACTTTATCGATCAGCTAAAACTTCATCGTCTTAGGCAGTTTGAAGAAGAGACAGCTCGCTATGAGAGCGCAGTTGATCTGAGACTGCGGATTCTTGAAACCGTTGTCGAAGCATCACGGGATAGTGTCGTCATCACGGACGCCGCCAGCGACTGTCCCCGCGTTCAATATGTCAATCCCGCATTCACTGCAGCCAGTCAGTACTCTACGGCAGAAATCATCGGGAAACCGATAGCTTGCCTGTGGAGTCTGCCCGCCAACAGCGAAGCCCTGACCTCCATACAAACGGCTTATCAGTCCGCTCATCCTGGCAATCTGGAGATTCAGTGCAAGCGTAGTGACGGTACTCCATTCTGGGTCGATCTGAAATTCTCTCCCCTCGGAGACGAAAATGGCTCTATCCACCATTGGATCCATACTTTGCGAGACATCGGGGACCAGAAGGCGTATGAAGAAACGTTCGTGCGAGCGAAGCTGGCGGAGGAGCAGAACGAGAAACTGCTCTTAGAGATCATGGGCCACAAAGAGCTTGAAAGAAAGCTTCTACACACAGCTTTCTACGACTCTTTGACCGGCCTGAAAAATAGAGCATTCTTTATGGAGCATCTCGAACGGAGCCTCCAGCATACCCATAGCCGCAGTAAATATCGTTGCACGCTGCTCTATCTCGACCTTGACGGTTTCAAACCGGTGAACGACCTACATGGTCATCAGATCGGCGATGCCTTACTTGTCGAGTTCTCGCGCACGTTGAAATCCTGCTGCCGCCCCCAGGATTTCGTTTGCCGTATGGGCGGTGATGAGTTCACCGTGCTGCTCGACGATATCAAAACGAGTGAAAGCGCTCATTCAGTCGCGAAGCGCATTCTCGATCAGCTCCGGACCTCCTTTTTGATTGGCGGAGTTTCGCTGGATATCAGCGTAAGTATCGGGATATGCGAGCTCAACCCACGTCATAAGGTTGTCGACGATGTAATTCGGGAAGCCGATATGGCGATGTATCGTGCAAAACGGGGTGGAGGAAATCAATACGTCTCTTCAGATGGTCCCATCGATATAACTGATGGCCTCCCCATGGGGGACTCGGTAAAGAAAGAGAGAGAGGCACTCTCATTTGCCATCGAGCAAGGAGAGCTAGAGTTGTTTTACCAGCCTGTCGTCGA
This genomic window from Terriglobus albidus contains:
- a CDS encoding putative bifunctional diguanylate cyclase/phosphodiesterase — encoded protein: MNFIDQLKLHRLRQFEEETARYESAVDLRLRILETVVEASRDSVVITDAASDCPRVQYVNPAFTAASQYSTAEIIGKPIACLWSLPANSEALTSIQTAYQSAHPGNLEIQCKRSDGTPFWVDLKFSPLGDENGSIHHWIHTLRDIGDQKAYEETFVRAKLAEEQNEKLLLEIMGHKELERKLLHTAFYDSLTGLKNRAFFMEHLERSLQHTHSRSKYRCTLLYLDLDGFKPVNDLHGHQIGDALLVEFSRTLKSCCRPQDFVCRMGGDEFTVLLDDIKTSESAHSVAKRILDQLRTSFLIGGVSLDISVSIGICELNPRHKVVDDVIREADMAMYRAKRGGGNQYVSSDGPIDITDGLPMGDSVKKEREALSFAIEQGELELFYQPVVDINSLRVVQVETLVRWQHPERGLLKPSQFLPLAEKSGLIVPLGQLVIRAACLQLKEWQHLIEFRDTVLSINLSYTELADELFFENIIDLLADTLTGPGNLQFELPPDLLDLSYAGQFTERLRKIGVRIALSHPSEGNALLDVISHHPVDMLKLVYEPRRAKYQPMLPPEIIARTQGSLPSLDICIERVETIEHHLSLIRQGIKLAQGNLYSPPLPADEVIHTLVYGVRPSALKLSACG
- a CDS encoding glucosamine-6-phosphate deaminase codes for the protein MDIRIANTRTEMGRQAAADIAAEIRDGLQKKSHLRIVLAAAPSQSEMLSALIAEPGIDWRRITAFHMDEYIGLPSNAPQRFANWLREAFFNHVPLAACHLIEPGDDAEAACHEYARKLAEAPIDFVLLGVGANGHLAFNDPPADLEDPLAVKVVELDEVCRQQQVDDACFATLDEVPRTAISLTVPTLLSGRRLFCCVPGANKSAAVQAMVEYPISGEWPATALRTHPRCTVYLDRDSSARLDR
- a CDS encoding N-acetylglucosamine-6-phosphate deacetylase, with translation MSGTPILGRDPSTGQCIRVLVENGTIASVEECEQTTDLWISAGLIDLQVNGYAGLDVNGEDVIPNTVIDLVQAMLATGVTCFAPTIITAPEATILRNLRAIADARKSDSHSAACIPFIHVEGPHISLVDGYRGAHSREFVRPPSLGEFERWQAASGGLVGLVTLSPHFDQSDEYISALVSRGVHVAIGHTHASPEQIRSAVDAGARLSTHLGNGVAQQIARHPNPIWSQLANDRLSASFIADSHHLPAETLKAMVRAKGLERSLLVSDTVALAGMPPGIYTAPVGGRVELSPSGRLSMEGTTTLAGAAIPLVHCIGEAVRMTGFSLPEVLSMATANPGRFARGRGLLQEGARADLIRFRWTREIAIHDVWLAGELVHQESA
- a CDS encoding sodium:solute symporter family protein; protein product: MGFLAWLVLGAYFALMIIVGYWARKKVKNASDFFTAGGSMPWWLSGISHHMSGYSSAVFVGYAALAYTSGITVYFWWASSIALSLLLGMGIFPAKWARMRQRFNVISPLEYLKIRYNLPTQQLLGWSGAFLKVFDVGAKWSASAILLHAFAGVPFLWGVLLTGGVTVVYSVMGGLWADALTDLSQFVIQLIAGISMLVAVIIRLGGVSSLWRMWKLLPPDHVKPFHGEYTVVFAATYFFVNMLSYNGGTWSLAQRFLASATPADARRSAMLSAFLYLVWPPVLFFPMWAAPLIFPHLQDPSESYGLLTQTLLPSGLIGLVLAGLFAHTMAMTSSDANAVSAVIVRDIIPVLRGKRAKLHDSPQLLLGRIVTFSFLLLSMVLALFASHFGGVVGIVILWYGALSGPIAIPILLGLLLPFRRSGSAAAIGCWVAGGATFGALKMFPPQNWLSLSPRFANAFTVGAPMFAALLTYIALGFIAPELRENSTTLLMTLDSDVEETVLPLR